From Cyprinus carpio isolate SPL01 chromosome A7, ASM1834038v1, whole genome shotgun sequence, a single genomic window includes:
- the LOC109051914 gene encoding E3 ubiquitin-protein ligase RNF182-like: protein MSCAQAGPEESSGNASANTNTSLNSTSNDELECKICYQRFNAHSRKPKILDCLHRVCARCLNKILDMGDGSSSISCPFCRHETQISEYEVAGLPDDSNIMSRLAVRDKSWSSDHSKEVVLTPKSLSSNDSPSHDSSNCLVITIMEVQRDQQRSPSQNASLDYYGDHSLDSVSVASNSGAVDQDALSKFCNHVPRVLVWLLGFFYFGSLPLGIYLLVIQRVTLGIVCVSLVPSSLTVCLVYGFCQCLCQGMCDCSNRG, encoded by the coding sequence ATGAGCTGTGCTCAGGCTGGACCAGAGGAGAGCTCTGGTAATGCCAGTGCTAATACTAACACCAGCCTCAACAGCACCAGCAATGATGAGTTGGAGTGCAAAATCTGCTACCAGCGCTTCAATGCACACAGCCGCAAGCCTAAGATTCTGGACTGCCTGCATCGCGTGTGTGCCAGATGCCTCAATAAGATCCTGGACATGGGTGATGGCTCTAGCTCCATCAGCTGCCCTTTCTGCCGTCACGAGACGCAGATCAGTGAGTATGAAGTGGCTGGGTTGCCAGACGACTCAAACATCATGTCTCGTCTGGCTGTACGGGACAAGTCCTGGAGCTCAGACCACAGTAAGGAGGTAGTACTGACGCCcaagagcctgtcctccaacgACAGCCCATCCCACGACTCCTCCAACTGCCTGGTCATCACCATCATGGAGGTGCAACGGGACCAGCAACGCTCACCCAGTCAAAATGCCAGCTTGGATTACTACGGTGACCACAGTCTGGACTCAGTCTCTGTAGCATCCAACAGCGGTGCCGTGGACCAAGACGCATTGTCCAAGTTCTGCAATCACGTGCCGCGAGTCTTGGTGTGGCTGCTGGGCTTTTTCTATTTCGGTTCGCTTCCACTTGGCATCTACTTGCTGGTGATCCAGAGAGTGACTCTGGGGATTGTGTGCGTGAGTCTAGTGCCCTCCAGTCTCACAGTCTGTCTAGTCTATGGCTTCTGCCAGTGTCTGTGCCAGGGCATGTGCGACTGCTCCAACAGGGGGTGA